In a genomic window of Phaeodactylum tricornutum CCAP 1055/1 chromosome 6, whole genome shotgun sequence:
- a CDS encoding predicted protein: MADLDEDFTASSDEDFIASSNEDFKAASDEESNKIDRVTRKRTMEDTGPETSSKLSRSKSPTESKRKQARLPTTMAALTSMKRQVESLLRGSHYDQNVSLRVITAALRLQEDYISKKSKKKGHTLPPPEVQNTVCHLLGVSPENYTDIVSQFLKDGSIYFSGAGGDGRGGCMDQKETRIPRTKNVTIAIREFVRTERKNRKRVTARQVLDFLAREDILHIPVDQRTGLYEKNELRVALRNVLRFLKGQGYRRGRQNNIAPDPSLIVKRHEYLYRLFENEALSKEERLRNVYVGESYIHGHYKRSNDSLKDPSNNLDVKFGKPKQKGWQYHFAAAIQGPNPLVDNPSIVSEMAGLVPGTVWAFCPHQKQSHQGDYHKDFNGENFVAWWKNQLLPNLHQPSLVHMDNEAYHKVYGDHVPKWSTMRKQECMEFLHSKGIKLESEYSAVVLKVLVKDWILANEKFECVRLAEEQGHKVLFTPPYHSDLQPIELTWAWIRGKFGTQHSVGTTLALVHERLLHEFEMLEESGHGAIQGMINKCVRIAKTFYDDIPEEELAEEALEDEEEDDYDDYEAGYDEGVS, encoded by the coding sequence ATGGCGGACTTGGATGAAGATTTCACCGCTTCTTCGGATGAAGACTTCATTGCGTCGTCGAATGAAGATTTTAAAGCTGCTTCGGATGAAGAATCTAATAAAATTGATAGAGTCACAAGAAAACGTACAATGGAAGACACTGGGCCAGAAACctcgtcaaaattgtcccggTCGAAGTCTCCAACGGAGTCCAAGCGGAAGCAGGCCCGGTTGCCAACAACCATGGCGGCGCTAACATCAATGAAAAGACAAGTTGAATCGCTTCTCCGGGGCTCACACTACGACCAAAACGTTTCGTTACGTGTTATTACAGCCGCCCTCAGGCTTCAAGAGGACTAtatttccaaaaaatccaaaaaaaaAGGCCACACTCTACCACCACCCGAAGTTCAAAACACTGTGTGTCATCTGCTTGGCGTTTCACCCGAGAACTACACCGACATTGTATCACAATTCCTCAAAGACGGCTCTATTTATTTCAGTGGTGCAGGAGGGGACGGGAGGGGAGGATGTATGGACCAAAAAGAGACTCGAATCCCTCGTACGAAAAATGTTACCATTGCCATCCGTGAATTTGTTCGTACGGAGCGGAAGAATCGAAAACGGGTGACTGCTCGGCAGGTCTTGGATTTTCTGGCTAGAGAAGATATCCTGCACATACCAGTTGATCAGAGAACAGGATTGTACGAGAAAAACGAACTCAGGGTGGCTTTACGGAATGTGTTACGGTTTTTAAAAGGCCAGGGCTACAGGAGGGGTCGTCAGAACAACATTGCCCCAGATCCTTCATTGATTGTAAAACGCCACGAATACCTATACAGGCTCTTTGAAAATGAAGCATTGTCAAAAGAGGAAAGGCTCCGCAATGTTTACGTAGGTGAGAGTTACATCCATGGGCATTATAAAAGGAGCAATGATAGCCTTAAGGATCCAAGCAACAACTTGGACGTTAAATTTGGCAAGCCAAAGCAAAAAGGATGGCAATATCACTTTGCTGCTGCAATACAGGGCCCAAATCCATTGGTAGACAACCCCAGTATTGTATCAGAAATGGCTGGATTGGTTCCAGGAACAGTGTGGGCCTTCTGCCCCCACCAGAAGCAAAGTCACCAAGGTGACTACCACAAAGATTTTAATGGGGAAAATTTTGTGGCCTGGTGGAAAAATCAGCTGCTCCCAAATTTGCACCAGCCTTCTCTTGTCCATATGGATAATGAGGCATATCACAAAGTGTATGGTGATCATGTGCCAAAATGGAGCACAATGCGGAAGCAAGAGTGCATGGAATTTCTCCATTCAAAAGGTATCAAGCTGGAGTCGGAGTATTCCGCTGTTGTGCTGAAAGTTTTGGTGAAGGATTGGATTCTTGCAAATGAAAAGTTTGAGTGTGTCAGGCTAGCAGAAGAACAAGGACACAAAGTCCTTTTTACACCACCATATCATAGTGATCTTCAGCCAATTGAGCTGACATGGGCTTGGATAAGAGGTAAATTTGGCACACAGCACAGTGTTGGTACTACACTGGCGCTGGTCCATGAACGACTGCTACATGAGTTTGAAATGTTGGAGGAGTCAGGACATGGTGCCATCCAAGGTATGATAAACAAGTGTGTCAGGATTGCAAAAACATTTTATGATGACATTCCAGAGGAGGAGTTAGCAGAGGAGGCTTTagaagatgaggaagaagatgatTATGATGACTATGAGGCAGGATATGATGAAGGGGTTTCCTGA
- the GAPN gene encoding glyceraldehyde-3-phosphate dehydrogenase (putative NADP-dependent Glyceraldehyde-3-phosphate dehydrogenase, bacterial type; Aldehyde dehydrogenases are enzymes which oxidize a wide variety of aliphatic and aromatic aldehydes using NADP as a cofactor) — translation MRFSCRAVVSLLLSSCSLILASDGETSASFLDQPPPVIKKPIPWLPVVPNYENLEWKDVTVCCRRSNPSVDTNTCADNVPLIVEPTTIGSMPQFTTDQALEVLKQAKEAWKGGAGVWPQMTYQQRIEAIEHFFVELAASREDIVETLMWEIGKNRKDAESEFDRTLQFARSVIDAIQTDNNFNGTWQEIGNVRALVRRAAIGVILCLGPYNYPLNETYATLIPALLLGNICILKIPTIGGLVHLQTMEAFAKSLPPGTIHFIAGSGRETMPPLMKTGEVDGLAFIGGSRAADDLIHQHPHPHRLKVFLQLEAKNMGIFLKDTFEKKNAAMLGHAMDETLLGTLSYNGQRCTAIKLLFVPSDDAPKFVAMLVDRVSSLVVGLPWDQKDGTFSQITPLPTPQRVEYMRELIDDAVYKGAEIRNENGGNLIGGVDSTLMVPAVLYPVTPNMRIYHEEQFGPIIPVATYDDLETALEFGQSGEYGQQVSVFGSDSDSVASIIDRFSAVYGKVNLNCQCGRSPDTLPFAGRRSSAMGVMSVTDILREFSVPTVISYKEQNGLNDELLQGTQLKSNFLQPVTRTSLSTIRANRE, via the coding sequence ATGAGATTCTCTTGCAGAGCTGTGGTATCGCTCCTGCTGTCTTCTTGCTCACTCATACTTGCCTCTGATGGCGAAACCAGCGCATCTTTTCTTGATCAGCCTCCTCCAGTGATTAAAAAACCTATTCCTTGGCTTCCGGTCGTTCCCAACTATGAGAACTTGGAATGGAAGGACGTGACTGTTTGTTGCCGACGATCTAACCCAAGCGTAGATACCAACACATGCGCGGACAACGTTCCGTTGATAGTCGAACCCACCACGATAGGAAGCATGCCTCAGTTTACAACTGATCAAGCTTTGGAGGTTTTAAAACAAGCGAAAGAGGCTTGGAAGGGCGGTGCGGGTGTCTGGCCACAAATGACGTATCAGCAACGCATAGAAGCCATTGAACACTTTTTTGTCGAACTCGCAGCTTCGCGGGAAGATATTGTCGAAACACTTATGTGGGAAATCGGTAAGAATCGAAAGGATGCAGAAAGCGAGTTTGATCGCACGTTGCAATTTGCTCGATCGGTGATTGACGCGATCCAGACCGACAACAACTTCAATGGTACCTGGCAAGAAATTGGCAACGTTCGCGCTCTAGTGCGCCGAGCTGCCATTGGCGTAATTCTCTGCCTGGGGCCGTACAACTATCCTCTGAACGAAACTTACGCGACCCTTATTCCGGCCTTGCTTTTGGGAAACATTTGCATTCTAAAGATCCCGACAATTGGAGGGCTTGTACATTTGCAAACGATGGAAGCGTTTGCGAAATCTTTACCACCAGGTACAATTCACTTCATTGCGGGTTCTGGTCGTGAAACGATGCCGCCGTTGATGAAAACAGGAGAAGTGGACGGTCTCGCATTTATCGGTGGATCGAGAGCAGCGGATGATCTTATTCACCAGCATCCTCACCCTCATCGTCTGAAGGTTTTTCTTCAACTTGAGGCAAAGAATATGGGGATATTTCTAAAGGACACCTTCGAGAAGAAGAATGCTGCAATGCTAGGACACGCCATGGATGAGACTTTATTGGGAACGTTGTCGTATAATGGACAGCGGTGTACAGCTATCAAACTGCTTTTTGTACCGTCAGACGATGCACCCAAATTTGTAGCAATGTTGGTCGATCGCGTCAGCTCACTCGTCGTTGGGCTACCTTGGGATCAAAAAGACGGCACATTTTCGCAAATTACGCCACTCCCCACACCGCAACGTGTTGAATATATGCGAGAATTAATTGACGACGCGGTGTATAAAGGTGCAGAAATCCGTAATGAAAACGGCGGAAACTTGATTGGTGGTGTAGATTCGACACTCATGGTCCCTGCTGTCCTCTACCCTGTCACTCCCAACATGAGAATTTATCATGAAGAACAGTTTGGTCCCATTATTCCTGTAGCTACCTATGATGATTTGGAAACCGCTCTAGAATTCGGGCAGAGCGGAGAGTACGGCCAACAAGTTTCGGTGTTTGGAAGTGACTCTGATTCTGTGGCATCTATTATAGATCGATTCAGTGCGGTTTACGGGAAAGTGAACTTGAACTGTCAATGCGGGCGCTCGCCTGACACTCTGCCTTTTGCTGGTCGCCGGTCGTCAGCTATGGGAGTGATGTCAGTTACCGATATACTACGAGAGTTCTCAGTCCCAACCGTCATATCTTACAAAGAGCAAAACGGCTTAAACGATGAGCTCCTGCAAGGCACACAACTAAAATCCAACTTTCTACAGCCCGTTACAAGGACATCTTTATCTACAATCAGAGCAAACAGAGAATAA